The DNA segment GGAGGATGCTTGGGTCTTCACAACCATGCCTTCGGCCACTGCCAGCGAGCAGGAGGCCTGGGGCTTCGGGAAACCGCGTCCGTTACCAGCGTCAGGTACTTCGACCATGCATTGGCGGCAGGCGCCTACCGGGTCGAGTAGCGGGTGGTCGCAGAATCTGGGGATACGGATACCGAGCTTTTCAGCAGCTCGGATGACCATAGTTCCCTTGGGAACGGATACGGACCGACCGTCAATTTCCAGGGTTACGAGGTTGTCCTGGGCAGAGGTCGAGGTGTTATCGCTCATTGAACCTTCTCCTCATCACTAAAGAGCGCACTGGCCTCGTAGGGCAGGAGCTCCCAAGCGGGGGTGGTGTAACCGGCCTCAAACTCCTCACGGAAGTGCTTGACGGCGCTGGTGACACAGGCGACAGCACCATCTGCGAGGGCGCAGAAGGACTTGCCGCCGATATTCCCGGCAATACTCAGCAACTTGTCGACATCGCCCGGCTTGCCTTCGCCGCGCTCGAGGCGCTGCAGCAGCTGCACGAGCCACCAGGTGCCTTCACGGCAGGGGGTGCACTTGCCACAAGATTCGTGCTTGTAGAACTCGATAAAACGAGTGGTGGTGCGGACTACTGAGGTAGTCTCGTCGAAGATCTGGAGAGCTTTAGTGCCCAGCATGGAGCCGGCACCAGCCACCCCCTCGTAATCCAGTGGAACGTCAAGGTGTTCCGCGGTGAGGATGGGGGTGGAGGAACCACCCGGGGTCCAGAACTTCAGTTGGTGTCCATCACGCATACCGCCCGACAGCTCAAGCAGTTCACGTAGGGTGATGCCCAGCGGGGCTTCGTACTGGCCGGGGTTTTTCACATGTCCGGACAGCGAGTATATGGTGGCACCCTTGGACTTTTCGGTACCCATCGAGCTGTACCATTCGGCGCCTTTGCGGACAATCGCGGGAACAGAAGAGATGGACTCGACATTGTTAATAACAGTGGGAGAGGCGTAGAGGCCTTCCACTGCCGGGAACGGTGGGCGCAGACGCGGGTGTCCACGCTTGCCTTCCAGCGAGTTGAGGAGGGCTGTTTCCTCACCACAGATGTAAGCGCCGGCGCCGGAGTGAACCATAACGTGGAGGCGCTTGCCGGTACCGAGGACGTCGTCACCGGCCAAGCCGGCATCGTACGCTTCCTGGATGGCCTGCTGGAGGCGACGTGCTACCTGGGCTACTTCACCGCGGAGGTAGATGAAGGCTTGCTCGGCACCGAATGCGT comes from the Lawsonella clevelandensis genome and includes:
- the nuoF gene encoding NADH-quinone oxidoreductase subunit NuoF, whose product is MSNELLTPILSAHWGDETPWKLESYKSHEGYDALRKALSMEPAEVLSLVKDSGLRGRGGAGFPTGMKWSFVPQNNPKPKYLVVNGDESEPGTCKDMPLIMASPHTLVEGALIACYAFGAEQAFIYLRGEVAQVARRLQQAIQEAYDAGLAGDDVLGTGKRLHVMVHSGAGAYICGEETALLNSLEGKRGHPRLRPPFPAVEGLYASPTVINNVESISSVPAIVRKGAEWYSSMGTEKSKGATIYSLSGHVKNPGQYEAPLGITLRELLELSGGMRDGHQLKFWTPGGSSTPILTAEHLDVPLDYEGVAGAGSMLGTKALQIFDETTSVVRTTTRFIEFYKHESCGKCTPCREGTWWLVQLLQRLERGEGKPGDVDKLLSIAGNIGGKSFCALADGAVACVTSAVKHFREEFEAGYTTPAWELLPYEASALFSDEEKVQ